One window of the Leptospira koniambonensis genome contains the following:
- a CDS encoding polyhydroxyalkanoate synthesis regulator DNA-binding domain-containing protein, which translates to MKVLKRYANRRLYDPETSKTITLEDVAEMIIAGEEIKVIDNMSGQDITPKILGQTFLKVSLGQRNEEFSNYMLSALIRETGKDISALFGRLVLGGIGLAYLTKEKMDKILQSMVALGELRLEEVKSYREDLLTHLAQRASENSEQIQEDLKKVGRELEEGGEKELAVEDLSEKIRKIAERVKETEPL; encoded by the coding sequence ATGAAAGTTCTGAAAAGATACGCAAACAGAAGGTTGTACGATCCCGAAACCAGCAAAACGATTACTCTAGAAGATGTCGCCGAGATGATCATCGCGGGCGAAGAGATCAAAGTGATCGATAATATGAGCGGTCAGGACATCACTCCTAAAATCCTAGGCCAGACCTTTCTTAAAGTAAGTTTGGGTCAAAGAAACGAAGAATTTTCAAATTACATGCTTTCCGCCCTGATCCGAGAAACGGGCAAAGATATCAGCGCATTATTTGGCCGTTTGGTCCTGGGAGGGATAGGCCTCGCCTACCTAACCAAGGAAAAAATGGACAAGATCCTACAGAGTATGGTGGCCTTAGGCGAGCTTCGATTGGAAGAAGTGAAAAGTTACCGTGAGGACCTACTCACTCATTTGGCCCAAAGAGCCAGCGAAAACAGCGAACAGATCCAGGAAGACCTCAAAAAAGTGGGTCGAGAATTGGAAGAAGGCGGCGAAAAGGAATTGGCTGTCGAGGATCTATCGGAGAAAATTCGCAAGATTGCGGAAAGAGTCAAGGAAACCGAGCCCCTTTAA
- a CDS encoding metal-dependent hydrolase codes for MNTQTKNKNLKSIDANSPTVRKMNFEGLENLPDHYIANNSFMTHTVNAYHILFPEGERFFIKSVKAFADQVKDPGLSSRVKAFIGQEVQHGKEHEKILEILKGQGRPITLMEKVYKWTAFSFFLPVFEFFFGKKLKLAVTAGLEHYTASMAEISIRNNFHDDAYGEMRSLLLWHACEEIEHKSVAYDVLQTVSKSHFLRIMGFIVASFMFWGYALSLQHWFLLTDKKVGFRKYFQDMKSARKIGKILYPQLFSAALLYFKKDFHPDQTGGYELANAALITI; via the coding sequence ATGAATACCCAAACTAAGAATAAAAATCTAAAATCAATAGATGCAAATTCTCCTACAGTTCGTAAGATGAATTTCGAAGGTCTGGAAAATTTACCTGACCATTATATCGCAAATAACTCATTCATGACCCACACTGTGAATGCGTATCATATCCTTTTTCCGGAAGGAGAAAGATTTTTTATCAAGAGTGTAAAAGCTTTTGCGGACCAAGTAAAAGATCCAGGTCTTTCTTCCAGAGTGAAAGCTTTTATAGGACAAGAAGTCCAACACGGAAAAGAACACGAAAAGATCCTAGAGATCTTAAAAGGCCAAGGAAGACCTATCACTCTTATGGAGAAGGTTTATAAATGGACTGCTTTCAGTTTTTTCTTGCCTGTGTTTGAATTTTTCTTCGGTAAAAAACTAAAACTCGCGGTGACTGCAGGCCTAGAACATTATACTGCTAGTATGGCTGAAATTTCTATCCGCAATAATTTCCATGATGATGCATATGGAGAGATGAGAAGCCTACTTCTTTGGCATGCTTGCGAAGAGATAGAGCATAAATCTGTTGCGTATGACGTTCTTCAAACAGTTTCTAAAAGTCATTTCCTAAGAATTATGGGATTTATCGTAGCATCCTTCATGTTCTGGGGATATGCTTTAAGTCTGCAACATTGGTTCTTACTCACTGATAAGAAAGTGGGATTCCGTAAATATTTCCAAGATATGAAGTCTGCACGCAAGATCGGAAAGATTCTGTATCCTCAGCTTTTCAGCGCGGCACTTTTATATTTCAAAAAAGATTTTCATCCAGACCAAACTGGCGGATACGAGCTTGCGAACGCGGCTCTGATAACTATCTAG
- a CDS encoding HEAT repeat domain-containing protein, with amino-acid sequence MSTLRILVLGIILSLTAQISAKEQIYEKLDQLFYDQVKKLESGNLEERIQAADYLKFVSSKLAVRPLLKALKGNPNVPKSEENSPTLKFTIAQALGAMESDIAGPGMLEEFKKISAIVQEGDYPAFSSPEGYNLVIAAGELIRNVGLLPYTKENQEAIVNALNHPNFYVRASAADGLKNLNRKETLSQLNSAIDKEKNPFSKVAILNAIVFINRIANQKFYDLCAFLKDESPMVRYRASIAVGEVDLKAGEYSLREALLIEHDQMVREQIKKDLASVTGFKMPANLPLFLKD; translated from the coding sequence ATGTCGACCTTAAGAATCCTAGTCCTCGGAATCATATTATCACTAACTGCTCAGATTTCCGCAAAGGAACAAATCTATGAGAAGTTGGACCAATTGTTTTATGACCAAGTCAAAAAATTGGAAAGCGGCAACCTAGAAGAAAGGATCCAAGCTGCGGATTATCTAAAATTCGTAAGCAGCAAACTGGCTGTTCGCCCTCTTCTGAAAGCGTTAAAGGGAAATCCGAATGTTCCTAAATCGGAAGAAAATTCTCCTACTTTAAAATTCACTATTGCTCAAGCATTAGGAGCAATGGAGTCCGATATCGCCGGACCAGGAATGTTGGAAGAATTTAAAAAGATTTCCGCGATCGTTCAAGAAGGAGATTACCCTGCATTCAGTTCTCCTGAAGGTTATAATCTGGTGATCGCAGCTGGAGAATTGATCCGAAATGTAGGACTTCTTCCTTATACAAAGGAAAACCAAGAAGCGATCGTAAACGCTCTAAACCATCCGAATTTTTATGTAAGAGCTTCTGCGGCGGACGGATTGAAAAATCTAAATCGTAAGGAAACACTTTCCCAATTGAACTCTGCGATTGATAAGGAAAAAAATCCTTTTTCAAAAGTTGCGATCCTAAATGCGATTGTATTCATCAATCGTATCGCAAACCAAAAGTTCTATGACCTATGTGCGTTCTTAAAAGATGAATCTCCAATGGTTCGTTATAGAGCTTCTATCGCAGTGGGAGAAGTGGATCTAAAAGCTGGAGAATATTCTCTCAGAGAAGCATTACTCATTGAGCATGACCAAATGGTAAGAGAGCAGATCAAAAAGGACCTGGCAAGTGTGACAGGATTCAAGATGCCTGCGAATCTTCCTCTTTTCTTGAAAGACTGA
- a CDS encoding DsbA family oxidoreductase yields METSISIYSDVVCPWCYIGKKRLEKAIESWESNHPEDKIIVEWKPFQLNPDLPEQGEDREAHMVRKFGSLDRVQMMTQRVSDIAKEDGLEFANILQGHQPNTFLLHALIRKARNYGKEGELAEVFFQKFFSEGKNLSDDSIIQESLTQVGVPISELEEVRKDPSLLTQIETEENEGKMLGVTGVPFYIFNEKYAVSGAQPVDLFLQVFDKLESETNA; encoded by the coding sequence TTGGAAACTAGTATCTCAATTTATTCGGACGTAGTTTGTCCTTGGTGTTATATAGGTAAAAAAAGATTAGAGAAGGCGATTGAATCTTGGGAATCTAATCATCCTGAAGACAAGATCATCGTGGAGTGGAAACCATTCCAATTAAATCCTGACCTTCCTGAACAGGGAGAAGATAGAGAAGCTCATATGGTCCGAAAATTCGGCTCTTTAGATAGAGTGCAAATGATGACCCAAAGAGTTTCTGATATCGCAAAAGAAGACGGATTAGAATTTGCTAATATTCTCCAAGGTCACCAACCGAATACTTTCCTTCTGCACGCTCTCATTCGTAAGGCCAGAAATTATGGAAAAGAAGGGGAACTCGCAGAAGTATTCTTCCAAAAGTTTTTCTCAGAAGGTAAAAATCTTTCTGATGATTCAATTATCCAAGAAAGCCTGACTCAGGTTGGAGTTCCAATATCTGAATTAGAAGAAGTTCGCAAAGATCCTTCTTTACTTACCCAAATAGAAACAGAAGAAAATGAGGGTAAGATGCTCGGAGTAACCGGTGTGCCTTTTTATATTTTTAATGAAAAATACGCGGTTTCAGGCGCACAACCAGTAGATCTATTCTTGCAGGTGTTTGATAAATTAGAATCAGAGACAAACGCTTAA
- a CDS encoding SH3 domain-containing protein has protein sequence MKPKHYNILPFFLIVFLLSSFCATVPKGFGHVSRNDLKVFRSPSAKSEIVFSVDKASSYDVLITNVKDMDSTNGTPWLKIRQKDKTGFIQEENKSSKYGIQIFLPAIREKFGIVTATQLLLRDYPGSEGKVLGKLKTRETLEILAEGQNKVLIDGNSGTWAKVKSNDGKIGFVFAPYIMRGEDPNILLAQKDMEMKEEGWAYIRETPDKLYDFKNGKLKAQSESPDIRSEELLPITGRLVRSDGKVYFKVYKADASRPGFEDDVKVTVMANGYLSSNLVKTAKRYSSLYISIYPQDPIKKKIIEKIDQNGGDDIDVESVQVNTFKHKNKTYFVAILRYLSGYSSCNGFGCGEYDTVFAFSKVGNNLEEIFTSDGDHIFFYEGDLTINIERISPPEGEGPSGVKTETVYKFNGSTFQSD, from the coding sequence TTGAAACCTAAACATTATAATATTCTTCCATTTTTTCTGATCGTATTTCTTCTTTCATCATTCTGCGCTACGGTCCCAAAAGGTTTCGGACATGTATCTCGCAATGACTTAAAGGTGTTTCGTAGCCCTTCTGCAAAAAGTGAGATCGTATTTTCCGTCGATAAAGCAAGTTCTTACGACGTACTTATCACTAATGTTAAGGACATGGATTCTACAAACGGAACTCCTTGGCTAAAGATCAGACAAAAAGATAAAACAGGATTTATCCAAGAGGAAAATAAAAGTTCTAAATACGGGATACAGATCTTCCTACCGGCGATCCGAGAAAAATTTGGGATCGTTACCGCTACACAATTACTATTGAGGGATTATCCCGGCAGTGAAGGAAAAGTTTTAGGAAAATTAAAGACTAGAGAAACTTTAGAGATCTTAGCGGAAGGTCAGAACAAAGTTTTAATCGATGGAAACTCCGGGACTTGGGCAAAGGTAAAATCCAATGATGGCAAAATAGGTTTCGTTTTCGCTCCCTATATCATGAGGGGAGAAGATCCCAATATTCTTTTAGCCCAAAAAGATATGGAAATGAAGGAAGAAGGTTGGGCCTACATTCGAGAAACCCCGGATAAATTGTACGATTTTAAAAATGGAAAATTGAAAGCACAGAGTGAATCTCCAGATATTCGTTCTGAAGAACTTCTTCCGATTACGGGAAGACTCGTCCGATCAGACGGTAAAGTTTATTTCAAAGTATATAAAGCCGATGCAAGCAGACCAGGATTCGAGGATGATGTCAAGGTTACTGTTATGGCAAATGGCTATCTTTCTTCAAATTTAGTAAAGACAGCTAAAAGATACTCTTCTCTTTATATATCAATTTACCCTCAGGACCCAATAAAGAAAAAGATCATCGAAAAGATCGATCAAAATGGAGGAGACGATATTGATGTGGAAAGTGTGCAGGTTAACACTTTTAAACATAAGAACAAAACCTATTTTGTGGCGATCCTAAGATATCTTAGCGGTTATAGCAGCTGTAACGGATTCGGCTGTGGTGAATATGATACTGTTTTTGCTTTTTCTAAAGTCGGCAATAATTTAGAAGAAATATTTACAAGCGATGGAGATCATATATTTTTTTATGAAGGTGATCTAACAATCAACATAGAAAGGATCTCACCACCGGAAGGAGAAGGACCGTCAGGAGTTAAAACCGAAACAGTATACAAATTTAATGGAAGCACTTTCCAAAGTGATTAA
- a CDS encoding YciI family protein codes for MKFFLIELEYLVPLEKLDQAVPAHREFLQTLYDVGTLLLSGPKEPRNGGMIIAKSISLEKISELMKDDPFAKLGYANYKFTEFHPVKHQTFLKSWIEG; via the coding sequence ATGAAATTTTTCCTGATCGAATTAGAATATTTAGTACCCCTCGAAAAATTAGACCAAGCGGTCCCTGCTCATAGAGAGTTTTTACAAACCTTGTATGATGTTGGGACCCTTCTTCTTTCCGGACCTAAAGAGCCAAGGAACGGCGGAATGATCATCGCAAAATCTATCTCATTAGAAAAGATAAGCGAGTTAATGAAAGACGATCCATTTGCGAAATTAGGTTACGCAAATTATAAATTCACAGAATTCCATCCGGTGAAACACCAGACATTCCTAAAAAGTTGGATCGAAGGCTAA
- a CDS encoding UvrD-helicase domain-containing protein — MNLSQFSEAQQEIIQDQARFLQVIAAAGSGKTSTLVGIVQNELSQGTSGEEILILSFTRKAAGEIRERIKKKTNIDSVRVHTFHAFCLRALITWHPDFKNKRPSILTTSEKNLFFREWFRKESDIIGGIPYELLIGGSALPSNFPQTWKSPLLEDYKNFKRKEGKLDLDDLVTMFLDSLENGDAWTEIPKRSLKRILVDEFQDTDPEQLRFLKLLSEQSRILVVGDDSQGIYSFRNADIRIFLNFPEMFQPCSRKFLNTNYRSLPKIVDTSSIPISKNKNKIEKQVIAHRKGKAIVSRIKIDKIPELFTHLGELYKRSGGELKILCRSNHRIREYLRVGVPPELLLTIHSSKGLEFHTVIVDLADGWNLRKDSPEQIREEEHRVLYVGLSRAKDCLIILGKRTGSGRETAEDLFFSYFKKDVPILKS, encoded by the coding sequence ATGAACCTTTCCCAATTCAGCGAAGCCCAGCAAGAGATAATACAAGATCAAGCCAGATTTTTACAAGTAATCGCCGCAGCAGGTTCCGGAAAGACCAGCACCTTAGTAGGAATAGTCCAAAACGAGCTCTCTCAAGGTACAAGCGGAGAAGAAATACTGATCCTAAGTTTCACCCGAAAAGCCGCAGGTGAGATCAGAGAAAGAATTAAAAAGAAAACTAATATAGATTCAGTAAGAGTTCACACTTTTCATGCATTTTGCCTGAGAGCATTGATCACCTGGCATCCGGATTTCAAAAATAAAAGACCTTCTATCCTAACCACTTCTGAAAAGAACCTATTCTTTAGAGAATGGTTCCGTAAAGAATCAGATATCATCGGCGGAATTCCATACGAATTATTGATCGGAGGTTCTGCATTGCCTAGTAACTTTCCGCAAACTTGGAAAAGCCCTCTATTAGAAGATTATAAAAACTTCAAACGAAAAGAAGGAAAACTGGATCTGGACGATTTGGTCACAATGTTTTTAGATTCTTTAGAAAATGGAGATGCCTGGACTGAAATTCCAAAGAGAAGTTTAAAAAGGATCTTAGTAGACGAATTCCAAGACACTGATCCGGAACAACTTAGATTTTTAAAATTACTATCGGAACAATCCAGGATTTTGGTTGTTGGAGATGATAGTCAGGGAATCTATTCTTTTCGAAATGCAGACATCAGGATCTTTTTAAATTTTCCAGAGATGTTCCAACCTTGCAGCAGAAAATTCCTAAACACGAATTATAGATCTCTACCAAAGATCGTAGATACTTCTTCCATTCCTATCTCCAAAAATAAGAACAAAATTGAGAAACAGGTAATCGCTCATAGAAAAGGAAAAGCAATTGTCTCCAGGATCAAAATAGATAAGATCCCGGAACTATTTACTCATTTGGGAGAATTGTATAAACGAAGTGGAGGAGAATTAAAAATATTATGCCGCTCCAATCATAGGATCAGAGAATATTTGCGTGTGGGAGTTCCACCTGAACTATTACTTACGATCCATTCTTCAAAAGGTTTAGAATTTCATACTGTGATCGTGGACTTAGCTGATGGTTGGAACCTCAGAAAAGATTCTCCAGAACAAATCAGGGAAGAAGAGCATAGAGTTCTATATGTAGGGTTATCCAGAGCTAAGGATTGTCTCATTATCCTGGGCAAAAGAACAGGTTCGGGGAGAGAAACCGCTGAAGACTTATTTTTCTCTTATTTTAAGAAAGATGTCCCGATCTTAAAATCTTGA
- a CDS encoding prohibitin family protein — MTRFQLLRKSLSLFALLSLSLLAGTGCYTNIRPGEAGLRYHPLTNGLQKDLLTNAIYFYAPWNDVVLYQTQWTSYKEKVDVLTRDDLTINVVAAVILRPVPGEIYNLQIEIGPDYYEKVVRPQFRTSVRNALSSYSMIKISKETPKVSQDIRQALGEKLRGKHVEIDDVIIDDIEYSRPILTAIEGKLTKEQEQEQMKFEINIAKKDAEITVIHAEAKAKSTVIEAEGTAQATVIEAQARAKAQKMIAAQLTKQYIQLKAFENPNTKLLFVPTGKDSLPMIINTPTDGPKAIDLPPAGDK, encoded by the coding sequence ATGACCAGGTTTCAATTATTAAGAAAAAGTTTGAGTTTGTTTGCCCTTCTTTCCCTGAGCTTGCTCGCGGGAACGGGTTGTTATACGAATATTCGCCCGGGAGAGGCAGGACTCAGATATCACCCTTTAACAAATGGGTTACAAAAGGATCTATTGACGAATGCAATTTATTTCTACGCTCCATGGAATGATGTAGTATTGTACCAAACCCAATGGACCTCGTACAAAGAGAAAGTAGATGTTCTTACCAGAGATGATTTGACCATTAACGTTGTTGCTGCAGTCATTCTGAGACCAGTCCCGGGAGAAATTTATAATCTTCAAATAGAGATCGGTCCAGATTATTATGAAAAAGTGGTACGCCCTCAGTTCAGGACATCTGTTCGTAACGCGTTATCCTCTTATAGTATGATCAAAATTTCTAAAGAAACACCTAAGGTATCTCAGGATATTCGCCAAGCATTGGGAGAAAAATTAAGAGGAAAACATGTAGAAATAGATGATGTGATCATAGATGATATTGAATATAGCCGCCCCATCCTGACTGCGATCGAAGGTAAACTTACCAAAGAGCAAGAACAGGAACAAATGAAGTTCGAGATAAATATAGCGAAGAAGGACGCGGAAATCACAGTGATCCACGCAGAAGCTAAAGCAAAATCCACAGTGATCGAAGCAGAAGGAACTGCACAAGCAACTGTGATCGAAGCACAAGCAAGAGCCAAAGCTCAGAAAATGATCGCGGCCCAGTTGACAAAACAATATATCCAGCTAAAAGCTTTCGAAAATCCTAATACAAAACTTCTGTTTGTGCCTACTGGAAAAGATTCTCTTCCTATGATCATAAATACTCCTACGGACGGTCCTAAGGCTATAGATCTTCCTCCTGCAGGAGATAAATAA
- a CDS encoding fatty acid desaturase, giving the protein MKKNTELKETLGSVREIISDSSFDNPAYLGIAYFIRDLFFFSVTMFLLWNVETWYYLPFLWAFAGLSIASLFIIGHDACHGALFKNERLAYWIGQIAMLPSLHAYNQWGYGHNRVHHGHTIKIKGDFVWHPVTPEQYKNFGIFRKAFHRLSWSALGGGIYYLVEIWLKGMVLFTAPMKEALRDKLLMLTFAFGSAGAVFYFGGNTPTGFDLGLGGWFFLKVWLLPFISWNYFIGVTVYVHHIRPEVPWKEADDWTPFYGQMRGTVNYHVPKFLNFFMHNIFIHSPHHVHMKIPFYKLGQALEEIKVHYGAYVVERKSVWKDYIESTSKCKLMNPDTKRWMTYSEAFNDEDESEPELEAAT; this is encoded by the coding sequence ATGAAAAAGAATACAGAACTGAAAGAAACTCTTGGAAGCGTAAGGGAGATTATCTCCGATAGCAGCTTCGATAATCCCGCTTATTTAGGGATCGCTTATTTTATCCGGGACCTATTCTTCTTCTCGGTTACTATGTTTTTACTTTGGAATGTAGAAACTTGGTATTATCTTCCTTTTCTTTGGGCATTTGCGGGCCTAAGCATCGCTTCTCTATTTATTATTGGCCATGATGCATGTCACGGCGCATTATTCAAAAACGAAAGACTTGCGTATTGGATCGGACAGATCGCAATGCTTCCTTCTCTTCATGCTTATAACCAGTGGGGATATGGACATAATCGGGTCCACCATGGTCATACGATCAAAATAAAAGGTGATTTCGTATGGCATCCAGTCACTCCGGAACAATATAAAAATTTTGGAATATTCAGAAAGGCATTTCATAGACTTTCCTGGTCCGCATTAGGTGGAGGGATCTATTATCTGGTAGAGATCTGGCTAAAAGGAATGGTCCTTTTCACGGCTCCAATGAAAGAAGCTCTCAGGGACAAATTGCTTATGCTCACATTCGCATTCGGTTCTGCGGGAGCGGTTTTCTATTTCGGGGGAAATACTCCGACCGGTTTTGATCTTGGATTAGGAGGTTGGTTTTTCCTAAAAGTGTGGCTTCTTCCTTTTATTTCTTGGAATTATTTTATCGGAGTCACCGTATATGTGCATCATATTCGCCCAGAAGTTCCTTGGAAAGAAGCAGACGACTGGACTCCTTTTTACGGACAAATGAGAGGAACCGTAAATTATCATGTGCCTAAGTTTCTGAACTTCTTCATGCATAATATTTTCATCCACTCTCCACATCATGTTCATATGAAAATTCCTTTCTATAAATTGGGCCAGGCTTTGGAAGAGATCAAAGTACATTACGGAGCTTATGTGGTAGAAAGAAAGTCCGTTTGGAAGGATTATATTGAGTCCACTTCTAAATGTAAACTTATGAATCCTGATACTAAAAGATGGATGACCTACTCGGAAGCATTCAACGATGAAGATGAGTCGGAGCCTGAATTAGAAGCAGCTACCTAA
- a CDS encoding metal-dependent hydrolase, whose protein sequence is MSVKAEKKERTIKPINGDSPSVRKMDFEGLDQLSDYYVAGNSFLTHTVNAYHVIFPEGERFFIKSVKAFADQVKDPALQNNIKGFIGQEVQHGKEHEKALEMLVKQGRPVSKILNFYNKTAYGFFWPVLEFIFGKKLKLAVTAGLEHYTASLGEVTLRFGLHEQAEGEMRNLLLWHACEEIEHKSVAYDVLQTVSKSYILRTFGFIVASIMFWGYAFTLQHMFIFADPKIGFKRYFSDLFSARSYAKVVLVEVGKLAFLYFKPGFHPNQTGGYDLANEALATI, encoded by the coding sequence ATGTCAGTGAAGGCAGAAAAAAAAGAACGGACTATTAAACCAATTAACGGTGATTCTCCAAGTGTTCGTAAGATGGACTTCGAAGGGTTGGACCAATTATCAGACTATTACGTTGCTGGAAATTCTTTCCTAACACATACGGTTAACGCTTACCATGTGATCTTTCCAGAAGGAGAAAGATTTTTTATTAAAAGTGTAAAAGCGTTCGCGGATCAAGTGAAAGATCCTGCATTACAAAATAATATTAAAGGTTTTATCGGACAAGAAGTACAACACGGGAAAGAGCATGAAAAAGCTCTGGAGATGTTGGTAAAACAAGGACGTCCAGTTTCTAAGATCCTGAATTTTTATAATAAGACTGCTTACGGATTCTTCTGGCCTGTTTTAGAATTTATATTTGGTAAAAAGTTGAAACTTGCAGTGACTGCAGGTTTAGAACATTATACCGCTTCTTTGGGAGAGGTTACTCTAAGATTTGGACTTCATGAACAAGCAGAAGGTGAGATGAGAAATCTACTCCTTTGGCATGCATGCGAAGAGATAGAACATAAGTCTGTTGCTTATGATGTTCTTCAAACAGTTTCTAAAAGTTATATTTTAAGAACATTCGGGTTTATCGTAGCTTCGATTATGTTCTGGGGATATGCATTCACTCTTCAGCATATGTTTATATTTGCTGATCCTAAGATTGGATTCAAAAGATATTTTTCAGATCTTTTTTCTGCTCGTTCTTACGCTAAAGTGGTTCTTGTAGAAGTTGGAAAATTAGCTTTCTTATATTTCAAACCTGGTTTCCATCCGAATCAAACCGGTGGATACGATCTCGCTAACGAAGCATTAGCAACTATTTAA